A stretch of Cyanobacterium sp. HL-69 DNA encodes these proteins:
- the vanX gene encoding D-alanyl-D-alanine dipeptidase VanX: MEKPYQKIPIQECGEALIAIPEDLFLMESPPPYQKLGADYGGKSPYYLRQTVVDGLIVAQEKLQQLKPQWRLKIFDAYRPISVQQFMVDYTFEQVCEMKGLNQHQLNSAQEKEVYEEVYKIWAIPSHNPLTPPPHSTGAAVDLTLLDEQGQEVDMGGEIDELSGRSHPNYYQDSSNSLEQEYHHHRQILLQAMEEGGFLRHPGEWWHFSQGDQMWAWLQNSVNPSLSAIAKYGSVE; this comes from the coding sequence ATGGAAAAACCTTATCAAAAAATACCGATTCAAGAGTGTGGAGAGGCATTAATTGCAATTCCTGAAGATTTATTTCTGATGGAAAGTCCTCCTCCCTACCAAAAACTGGGGGCTGATTATGGGGGTAAGTCTCCCTATTATTTGCGCCAAACTGTTGTTGATGGTTTAATTGTTGCCCAAGAAAAATTACAACAGCTTAAGCCCCAATGGCGATTAAAAATTTTTGATGCTTATCGCCCCATATCAGTACAGCAGTTTATGGTGGATTACACTTTTGAACAGGTTTGCGAGATGAAGGGTTTAAACCAACATCAGTTAAATTCTGCCCAAGAAAAAGAGGTTTATGAGGAAGTATATAAAATTTGGGCGATTCCTAGCCATAATCCTCTCACTCCTCCTCCCCATAGTACGGGGGCTGCGGTAGATTTAACTTTATTGGATGAACAGGGGCAAGAGGTTGATATGGGAGGGGAAATTGATGAGTTGTCGGGGCGATCGCACCCTAACTATTATCAAGATAGTTCAAACTCCCTCGAACAAGAGTATCACCACCATCGACAAATACTTTTACAAGCTATGGAGGAGGGCGGTTTTCTTCGTCATCCTGGGGAGTGGTGGCACTTTTCCCAAGGCGATCAAATGTGGGCATGGTTACAAAATTCGGTTAATCCTTCCCTGAGTGCGATCGCAAAATATGGCAGTGTGGAGTAG
- the mobA gene encoding molybdopterin-guanine dinucleotide biosynthesis protein MobA — translation MISVLILAGGKSSRMGFDKALIKIDRQYLLTKTYQIATELSNQVFIITSSEHPYQSILPNTTQFIIEPYPYQGPFVAFCHGLSFIKTEWVLLLPCDLIYLHSQEIKSWLKRLSSLSPETIALLPSHEKGWECLCGFYRRGCLLSLQKSINQGNKSFQRWLKQEKVSPLMVKDKRVLYNCNTPDDLAKWAEDSSFGNGLG, via the coding sequence ATGATTTCCGTGTTAATTTTAGCAGGGGGTAAAAGTTCTCGCATGGGCTTCGATAAGGCTTTAATTAAAATTGATAGACAATATTTATTGACCAAAACTTACCAAATCGCTACAGAATTAAGTAATCAAGTATTTATAATTACTTCCTCAGAACATCCATATCAGTCTATCTTGCCTAATACTACTCAATTTATCATTGAACCTTACCCCTACCAAGGGCCTTTTGTGGCTTTTTGCCATGGATTATCTTTTATCAAAACTGAATGGGTTTTACTATTACCCTGTGATTTAATTTACCTCCATAGTCAAGAAATAAAATCATGGTTAAAACGATTATCCTCCCTGTCACCCGAAACTATTGCCCTGTTACCATCCCATGAAAAAGGGTGGGAGTGTTTATGTGGTTTTTACCGCCGTGGTTGTCTTCTATCCTTACAAAAATCAATTAATCAGGGAAATAAGTCATTTCAGAGATGGTTAAAACAAGAAAAAGTAAGCCCCCTTATGGTTAAAGATAAGAGGGTTTTATATAATTGCAACACTCCCGATGATTTAGCGAAATGGGCCGAGGACTCTTCTTTCGGTAATGGTTTGGGTTGA
- a CDS encoding Oxygen-insensitive NAD(P)H nitroreductase / Dihydropteridine reductase has product MDTLTAIRERRSIKKYDPNHKMTDSEINTLMEQALLSPTSFNMQNWRFVVVKDQEIKDKLKAVSFNQAQVSDASIVVVICGDLKASEKDPQRYWRNTPEAVQNQIVPMIGGFYNDKPQLQRDEVMRSSGMAGQNIMLAAKAMGYDTCPMIGFDPTKVAEIINLPEDYILSFMIVVGKATQGANPRAGQLDFSEVVSFDSF; this is encoded by the coding sequence ATGGATACTTTAACAGCTATCAGGGAAAGAAGATCGATCAAAAAATATGATCCTAATCATAAAATGACTGACTCTGAAATCAATACCCTAATGGAACAGGCTTTGCTTTCTCCTACCTCCTTTAATATGCAAAATTGGCGTTTTGTAGTTGTTAAAGATCAAGAAATTAAGGACAAATTAAAAGCTGTTTCTTTCAATCAAGCTCAAGTTAGTGATGCTTCCATTGTGGTTGTCATTTGCGGAGATTTAAAGGCTTCTGAAAAAGATCCTCAGAGATATTGGCGTAATACCCCTGAGGCTGTACAAAACCAGATTGTGCCTATGATTGGTGGTTTTTATAATGATAAACCTCAGTTGCAAAGGGATGAGGTGATGCGTTCTTCTGGAATGGCTGGACAAAATATCATGTTAGCAGCGAAGGCAATGGGTTATGATACCTGTCCTATGATTGGTTTTGACCCTACGAAGGTAGCAGAAATTATTAACCTACCCGAAGATTATATTCTTTCTTTTATGATTGTGGTTGGAAAGGCTACTCAAGGGGCAAATCCTCGCGCCGGACAGTTAGATTTCTCTGAAGTGGTTAGTTTTGATAGTTTCTAA